From the bacterium genome, one window contains:
- the mbhE gene encoding hydrogen gas-evolving membrane-bound hydrogenase subunit E has protein sequence MIAFYGVLVFMIVAAVIACEIKDLLGAVIAMGAVGFSQGLLFLMLQAPDLAITQVVVEVLTLAIFIAAISRSTRVDTTKHILPASIVGICVLILVIIGTIQAMGFLPPFGSPLMRVSDFYIKNGLVQTGAPNLVSAIILDYRGYDTLGEATVLFTATIGVLVILRNHGKKEKDK, from the coding sequence ATGATTGCATTTTATGGTGTGCTTGTGTTTATGATTGTTGCTGCAGTAATTGCCTGTGAAATCAAGGATTTACTGGGTGCTGTTATTGCAATGGGCGCCGTCGGATTTTCACAGGGGCTTTTATTCCTTATGTTACAGGCTCCGGATCTTGCAATTACTCAGGTAGTTGTGGAGGTCTTAACTCTTGCCATATTCATAGCTGCAATATCAAGAAGCACAAGAGTAGACACAACTAAACATATATTACCTGCATCAATAGTAGGGATATGTGTTCTTATTCTCGTTATTATTGGCACTATACAAGCGATGGGGTTTTTGCCTCCGTTTGGTTCTCCGCTCATGAGAGTTTCGGATTTTTATATTAAAAATGGACTAGTCCAAACGGGAGCACCTAACCTTGTAAGCGCTATAATTCTTGATTATAGAGGCTACGATACGCTTGGAGAAGCTACGGTTTTATTTACTGCCACTATAGGGGTGCTTGTTATTCTCAGAAATCACGGGAAAAAAGAGAAAGATAAATAA
- a CDS encoding prepilin-type N-terminal cleavage/methylation domain-containing protein yields MGRSKGWTLTELMIVIVMMGIIIGISIPSFKNYIAKTKLDTAKNEILSTLNAARSSALSEQQNYQVIFEKATNTYRINPGGASKTLPDGIVISNSFDITYEFHQDRTALTTPCNVSIVNTQNNSVTFYLIPATGYIEVQE; encoded by the coding sequence ATGGGAAGAAGCAAAGGGTGGACACTAACAGAGTTAATGATAGTAATAGTAATGATGGGCATCATTATCGGAATCAGTATCCCAAGTTTCAAAAATTATATAGCGAAAACCAAATTAGATACCGCCAAGAATGAAATTCTGTCTACCTTAAACGCCGCACGCTCAAGCGCACTTTCCGAACAACAAAACTATCAGGTTATATTTGAAAAGGCTACTAACACCTATAGGATAAACCCTGGTGGTGCTTCAAAAACACTCCCCGATGGAATAGTAATATCAAATTCTTTCGATATTACCTACGAATTCCATCAAGATAGGACAGCACTTACGACTCCCTGTAATGTTAGTATCGTTAATACGCAAAATAACAGTGTAACATTTTACCTTATACCGGCTACGGGTTACATAGAGGTGCAAGAATGA
- a CDS encoding lysine exporter LysO family protein → MKNSLIIIAFFILGVLGALFLRIPKSMFNANLTLYSLYLLIFLIGISIGSDAKVWQIIKNTNIKIVLVPLSIIVGTLLGVILSSFFIKNISLKELTAVGCGFGYYTLSSILITKISSEALGVLALLSNIFREIITLLFAPVLVKYFGKLAPIASGGATSMDVTLPVITKFVGKEYAIISVFSGAVLTVVVPILITFILK, encoded by the coding sequence ATGAAAAATAGCTTAATCATAATTGCTTTCTTTATTTTAGGTGTTTTAGGCGCATTGTTTTTACGCATACCTAAATCTATGTTTAATGCAAACCTTACTCTTTATAGTCTTTATTTGTTAATATTTTTGATTGGAATCAGCATAGGCAGTGACGCAAAAGTCTGGCAGATTATAAAAAATACAAATATTAAAATAGTCTTAGTGCCTTTATCAATAATTGTCGGAACATTGTTAGGCGTCATTCTATCTTCGTTTTTCATAAAAAATATTTCCTTGAAAGAATTGACAGCCGTAGGATGTGGGTTTGGATATTACACCCTGTCAAGTATTCTCATCACGAAAATCAGCAGTGAAGCTTTAGGAGTATTGGCATTGCTTTCTAATATTTTCAGGGAAATTATAACACTATTATTCGCTCCGGTATTGGTAAAATATTTTGGTAAATTGGCACCTATAGCTTCCGGAGGCGCTACATCAATGGATGTAACCCTCCCGGTTATCACAAAATTTGTCGGGAAAGAATACGCGATAATATCCGTTTTCAGTGGAGCAGTTTTAACTGTTGTCGTCCCCATCCTTATAACCTTTATCTTAAAATAA
- a CDS encoding prepilin-type N-terminal cleavage/methylation domain-containing protein yields MNKKGLTMIELIVTLVILGIIMTLAISLQIHNQQLYKRETSLIDLRTNVRGALDIMVEDLRSAGFNPEEAPAPAFTPGVVDAQSNLIWIRTDTDTDGVYDIGEEIGYSISDGNLYKNKNMNGVTDTSIIARGIDYLEFRYMDNKSVEFTSPVAVASLDSIKTIKIIIVGKTLKRFLNYIESGNYPDGTSYSDRCYRCWDSTFVKLRNI; encoded by the coding sequence ATGAATAAAAAAGGCTTAACTATGATTGAACTTATTGTAACACTTGTAATTTTAGGTATAATTATGACATTGGCAATATCTTTGCAAATTCACAATCAACAACTCTATAAAAGAGAAACTTCTCTAATTGACCTTCGCACAAATGTTCGCGGAGCGCTTGACATTATGGTTGAAGATTTAAGAAGCGCAGGGTTCAACCCGGAAGAAGCCCCCGCACCTGCTTTTACCCCCGGAGTAGTAGATGCGCAGTCAAATCTTATATGGATACGAACCGATACAGACACAGATGGAGTATACGATATCGGGGAAGAAATAGGCTATAGCATTTCCGACGGTAATCTCTACAAAAACAAGAATATGAACGGCGTTACGGATACTTCAATAATTGCAAGAGGTATAGATTATCTTGAGTTTAGATATATGGACAATAAGAGTGTTGAATTTACAAGCCCGGTAGCAGTTGCATCATTGGATAGCATAAAAACAATTAAAATAATAATAGTAGGAAAAACCCTAAAAAGATTTTTAAATTATATTGAATCGGGAAACTACCCGGATGGCACTTCCTATTCTGACAGATGTTACAGATGTTGGGATTCTACTTTTGTGAAATTACGAAACATCTAA
- a CDS encoding LysO family transporter — translation MLIIIILLLSGILFGFLLRGKKGLITFADKLTNWTIYLLLLLLGIAIGSNDKIINNIGDIGINAIIIALGTVIGSILVSYIVYFLYFKKAKDEK, via the coding sequence ATGCTAATTATAATCATATTATTACTCTCAGGAATATTATTTGGATTTTTGTTGCGGGGAAAAAAAGGGCTTATTACTTTTGCAGATAAGCTTACAAACTGGACTATTTACTTACTTTTACTACTTTTGGGAATTGCTATTGGTTCCAATGACAAAATAATCAATAATATCGGAGACATTGGGATTAATGCAATTATTATTGCTCTTGGAACTGTAATCGGAAGTATCCTTGTTTCTTATATAGTTTATTTTCTTTATTTCAAAAAAGCAAAAGATGAAAAATAG
- a CDS encoding prepilin-type N-terminal cleavage/methylation domain-containing protein, protein MKNKGFTLIEVLVSTLILAIGVLAMVRLFPTASIVNARADRISQATILAEDKIEQIRSMGYDSLQNLISAGQDSGTYKVETITLNWSLSTVGNLIQANIVCHWPPPGRVIKNEASINLVTQVSNHE, encoded by the coding sequence ATGAAAAACAAAGGCTTTACTTTAATAGAAGTTCTGGTGTCAACACTTATTCTTGCAATTGGTGTTCTCGCAATGGTAAGACTTTTCCCAACCGCCTCAATAGTAAATGCAAGGGCAGATAGAATAAGCCAGGCAACAATACTTGCCGAAGACAAAATAGAACAAATAAGAAGTATGGGATACGATAGCCTACAAAATCTTATATCTGCAGGACAGGATAGCGGCACTTACAAGGTCGAAACTATAACTTTAAACTGGAGTCTAAGCACGGTGGGAAATCTTATACAGGCAAACATTGTATGTCATTGGCCCCCCCCGGGCAGAGTAATCAAAAATGAAGCAAGTATTAATCTTGTAACACAAGTGAGCAACCATGAATAA